A stretch of Cytophagales bacterium DNA encodes these proteins:
- a CDS encoding 3-oxoacyl-ACP synthase yields the protein MEGLALKKALLDHCKEVVDEKFHNLIALDKAAQSSANNETKSSAGDKYETGRAMMHLEKERLASQMNEVAKLKKPLEMINPDKESPSVELGSIVHTEDRNYFISVSLGEITVADQIFFCISPVTPIGTLMQGKQTGETFQFAGEAVIIQQVI from the coding sequence TTGGAAGGTCTTGCTTTAAAAAAGGCTTTATTAGATCATTGTAAAGAGGTTGTGGACGAAAAATTCCACAACCTCATTGCTTTAGATAAAGCTGCCCAGTCTTCTGCCAATAATGAAACCAAAAGCAGCGCCGGAGATAAATATGAGACCGGTAGGGCCATGATGCACCTGGAGAAGGAGCGACTTGCATCTCAAATGAACGAAGTAGCCAAGCTCAAGAAGCCACTGGAAATGATCAATCCTGATAAGGAGTCTCCATCTGTTGAACTAGGTAGCATCGTACACACAGAAGATAGGAATTATTTCATCTCCGTTTCATTGGGAGAAATCACCGTAGCAGATCAAATTTTTTTCTGCATTTCCCCTGTAACACCTATCGGCACACTCATGCAGGGAAAACAAACTGGAGAAACCTTTCAATTTGCCGGTGAGGCTGTAATTATTCAGCAAGTCATCTAG
- a CDS encoding aldehyde dehydrogenase family protein — protein MSVDNSFLKELDILPDNQGAAIGGKWLNSSGATIESRSPVDGQLIASVTLADEAAYESVIEAAQNAFKSWRLVPAPKRGEIVRQLGEALRRKKEPLGKLVSYEMGKSLQEGLGEVQEMIDICDFAVGLSRQLYGLTMHSERPSHRMYEQWHPLGITGIISAFNFPVAVWSWNAAIAWVCGDVCVWKPSEKVPLSAIACQNIAQEVFEANGVDGGICGLVVGDAEIGKRMADDGRVPLVSATGSTRMGKAVGEAVGRRLGKTILELGGNNAIIVSKNADLDLVIPGAVFGAVGTAGQRCTSTRRLIVHNDIFDQVRDRLVKAYAQLKIGSPLDENMHVGPLIDTDAVAMYERALKKIENEGGEAIIEGEVLSGEGYESGCYVKPAIYEVQNEYDIVCNETFAPILYLIRYNELDEAIHMQNDVPQGLSSAIMTTNMREAELFLSHQGSDCGIANVNIGTSGAEIGGAFGGEKETGGGRESGSDAWKAYMRRQTNTINYSTELPLAQGIKFDL, from the coding sequence ATGAGTGTTGATAACTCTTTCTTAAAAGAACTTGATATTTTGCCTGATAATCAGGGCGCAGCCATTGGAGGTAAATGGCTCAATTCAAGTGGAGCTACCATCGAATCCCGATCACCCGTTGATGGTCAGCTAATCGCAAGTGTTACATTGGCCGATGAGGCTGCTTATGAATCAGTGATTGAGGCAGCACAAAATGCTTTCAAATCATGGAGGTTAGTTCCTGCTCCTAAAAGAGGAGAAATTGTTCGTCAGTTGGGTGAGGCACTCCGAAGGAAGAAAGAACCACTAGGTAAGTTGGTTTCTTATGAAATGGGTAAATCCCTGCAGGAAGGCCTGGGTGAAGTACAGGAAATGATCGATATCTGCGACTTTGCAGTAGGGCTTTCCCGACAGCTTTACGGATTGACGATGCATTCTGAGCGCCCCTCTCACCGAATGTATGAGCAATGGCATCCCTTAGGAATCACGGGGATCATTTCCGCGTTCAACTTCCCGGTAGCCGTATGGTCCTGGAATGCGGCCATCGCCTGGGTATGTGGAGATGTTTGCGTTTGGAAACCATCCGAAAAAGTGCCTCTCTCTGCCATAGCCTGTCAGAATATCGCTCAGGAGGTATTCGAAGCAAATGGTGTTGATGGTGGTATCTGCGGTTTGGTTGTAGGCGATGCCGAAATAGGCAAGCGCATGGCTGATGATGGACGTGTGCCTTTGGTTTCAGCTACAGGATCTACCCGAATGGGAAAAGCTGTTGGCGAAGCAGTAGGTCGCAGATTGGGTAAAACCATCCTCGAATTAGGAGGAAACAATGCGATCATTGTTTCTAAAAATGCGGACCTGGATCTGGTAATCCCCGGTGCAGTTTTTGGAGCCGTAGGAACAGCTGGTCAGCGATGCACTTCGACCAGAAGACTCATCGTCCACAATGATATTTTTGATCAGGTACGTGACCGTTTGGTAAAAGCCTATGCACAACTCAAAATCGGTAGCCCTTTGGATGAGAACATGCATGTTGGCCCACTGATCGATACCGATGCAGTAGCCATGTACGAGCGTGCTTTGAAGAAAATTGAAAATGAAGGTGGTGAGGCCATCATTGAAGGCGAGGTACTTAGTGGCGAAGGTTATGAATCAGGCTGCTATGTGAAACCTGCGATCTACGAAGTACAGAACGAATACGATATTGTGTGTAATGAGACCTTTGCACCAATCCTTTATTTGATCCGATACAATGAGCTGGATGAAGCCATTCACATGCAGAATGATGTGCCTCAAGGGCTTTCTTCGGCGATCATGACCACCAACATGAGGGAAGCAGAACTTTTCCTTTCACATCAAGGATCTGATTGCGGGATAGCTAACGTGAATATTGGTACTTCAGGAGCGGAGATCGGTGGTGCTTTTGGTGGAGAAAAAGAAACCGGTGGAGGAAGAGAATCTGGTTCTGATGCATGGAAGGCTTATATGAGACGCCAGACCAATACCATCAATTATTCTACTGAATTGCCATTGGCACAAGGCATTAAATTCGACTTGTAA